Proteins found in one Primulina eburnea isolate SZY01 chromosome 16, ASM2296580v1, whole genome shotgun sequence genomic segment:
- the LOC140815985 gene encoding uncharacterized protein, whose translation MTVDKVKIVREKLKAAQDRQKSWADLKRIPVEFSVGEKAYVKVSPMRGVVRFGKAGKLNPRYVGPFEILEKVGALACRLALPPNLSRIHYVFHVSQLRRYVPDPSHVLEVEPLLTEGNLGEGLKYEEVPIRIVDTKEQVLRRRIISYVKVQWSNHTERKATWEVEEKMRKNYPYLFGDQANSSFEDETSHKEGGM comes from the coding sequence ATGACAGTGGATAAGGTTAAAATTGTCCGAGAAAAGctcaaggcagctcaagaccgacaGAAGAGCTGGGCAGATCTTAAAAGAATACCTGTAGAGTTCAGCGTGGGCGAGAAAGCTTATGTGAAAGTATCGCCTATGAGAGGAGTTGTCCGATTCGGCAAGGCCGGGAAACTGAACCCTCGATATGTTGGACCCTTCGAAATCTTGGAAAAAGTGGGCGCGCTAGCATGCAGGCTGGCACTGCCACCAAACCTGTCAAGGATCCACTACGTGTTCCATGTGTCCCAACTAAGAAGGTACGTTCCAGACCCAAGTCACGTTTTGGAAGTAGAACCACTCTTGACCGAAGGAAACTTGGGAGAAGGACTGAAATACGAAGAAGTTCCTATCAGGATTGTGGACACTAAGGAACAAGTGCTTAGACGACGAATTATTTCCTACGTCAAAGTGCAGTGGTCTAACCACACAGAGAGAAAAGCAACTTGGGAAGTTGAAGAGAAGATGCGAAAGAATTATCCCTACCTATTTGGAGACCAAGCCAACTCAAGTTTTGAGGACGAAACTtcccataaggagggagggatgtga
- the LOC140815984 gene encoding uncharacterized protein, translating into MAGRPPRQNRNPRYANNNNNTNEEGNGPPPQFNLNQADLMAIATIVATTLQGLVNPNANQQPPPPPQHGVKFHYESLRKNRCPTFSGAVDPEVSQSWLKSVETQLRLLEVPDALKVDVIVPFLEDKAAKWWEAVSPAMTAAGPITWRIFQETFLKQYYPTEVRLQKLSEFENLSQAPDMSVVEYTSQFNALGSYAPAIMADEVLKLHRFKKGLNSRIQSALAVYQPANFSDLMGAAIRAEADIRRREGENRNKRPPVNQPSQSRPMFKRPNQSGGPPSGKFPANNYQGLKPCSTCGFKHSGECRRASGVCFGCGKAGHRIAECPTAANRPAGPNRGTGPNTGAGPSKPKEDKPNARIFAMTQEEADDTTEVVSGTVLIQSIPAYALFDCGATHSFMSKRFAKKLGRRPDKLTEPFRIATPTSRAIETEKIYRECEISINNQTFSAELIQLIMVDFDIILGMDWLARNNAVVDCKGKEVKLRTPNQEEVVFHGKSKGRKSLLSASQAWKAMKSGEDIYLAMVSEAKEEVELKLEDIPVVRDFPGVFPEELSGTVPDREVEFEINLVPGATPISKAPYRMAPAELKELKEQLQELLDKRYPLPRIDDLFDQLKGAAVFSKLDLRTRYHQLKVRAEDIPKTAFRTRYGHYEFTVMPFGLTNAPAAFMDLMNRVFKPFLDQFIVVFINDILVYSPDEASHEEHLHLALQILRENKLYAKFSKCEFWLRMDPRKVEAITEWLRPKNATDIRSFLGLAGYYRKFVEGFSSIVVPLTKLTQKNSKFTWSEDCEKSFQTLKEKLASTPVLILPAENKDFTIYSDASKDGLGCVLMQEGRVIAYASRQLKPHEQNYPTHDLELAAVVFALKIWSLKYLFTQKELNMRQQRWIELLKDYDLTISYYPGKANKVADALSRKGPGKIILASLSAQPCLQETVKLNQDRDPALTKLKEQVREWKSQDHQIDDKGVLWTKGRLCVLDSDNLRQEIMAEAHKSKFSVHPGSTKMYRDLKNSFWWNGMKRDVAEFVSRCQSRQSYDGIWVIVDRLTKTAHFLPVRMNYNLDKLASLYMDNIVRLHGVPVSILSDRDPRFVSRFWKSFQEAMGMKVTLSTAYNPQTDGQTERTIQTLEDMLRACALEFSNNWSTHLSLIEFAYNNSYHNSIGMAPYEALYGRKCRSPLYWDEV; encoded by the exons ATGGCTATAGCCACGATCGTGGCGACGACACTTCAGGGGTTAGTGAACCCCAATGCTAATCAGCAGCCCCCACCTCCACCACAGCATGGGGTCAAGTTTCATTACGAATCACTGCGCAAGAACAGGTGCCCAACTTTCAGTGGCGCTGTCGACCCCGAAGTTAGCCAGAGTTGGCTAAAAAGCGTGGAAACTCAATTGAGACTGTTGGAAGTCCCGGATGCACTAAAAGTGGACGTGATAGTACCCTTCTTGGAAGACAAGGCAGCTAAATGGTGGGAAGCAGTCTCGCCAGCAATGACCGCTGCTGGGCCAATCACATGGCGAATCTTCCAGGAAACATTTCTGAAGCAGTACTACCCGACAGAAGTCAGACTGCAGAAGCTAAGTGAGTTCGAAAATCTCAGTCAGGCTCCAGACATGTCAGTGGTGGAATATACCTCTCAGTTCAATGCCCTTGGATCATATGCTCCAGCGATTATGGCGGATGAAGTTCTGAAATTGCATCGCTTTAAGAAAGGGTTGAACAGCAGGATCCAATCAGCTCTAGCGGTCTACCAACCTGCCAACTTCTCAGATTTGATGGGTGCGGCTATCCGAGCCGAAGCTGATATTCGTCGGAGAGAAGGGGAGAACAGGAACAAGCGACCCCCTGTCAACCAACCTTCTCAGAGCAGACCAATGTTCAAGAGGCCAAATCAGTCGGGTGGACCTCCCTCAGGGAAATTCCCCGCCAATAACTACCAAGGACTCAAGCCATGCTCAACATGTGGCTTCAAGCACTCTGGGGAATGCCGAAGGGCAAGCGGTGTATGTTTTGGATGTGGGAAAGCGGGGCACCGAATTGCAGAATGTCCTACCGCTGCCAACCGACCAGCAGGGCCAAACAGAGGAACTGGGCCAAATACTGGAGCAGGCCCTAGTAAACCAAAGGAGGACAAACCCAACGCTAGGATCTTTGCCATGACTCAGGAAGAGGCTGACGACACAACTGAAGTAGTGTCAGGTACCGTTCTAATTCAATCAATACCTGCCTATGCATTATTTGACTGTGGTGCTACCCATTCCTTtatgtctaagagatttgctAAGAAGTTAGGACGTAGGCCGGATAAGCTAACTGAACCTTTCCGAATAGCCACACCTACGAGTAGAGCTATTGAAACTGAGAAGATTTACAGAGAGTGCGAAATCAGTATCAATAATCAGACTTTTAGCGCCGAATTGATACAGTTGATCATGGTCGATTTCGACATCATCTTagggatggattggttagcaAGAAACAATGCAGTAGTAGATTGTAAGGGAAAGGAAGTCAAACTCCGAACCCCAAATCAGGAAGAAGTCGTGTTTCACGGTAAATCCAAGGGACGAAAATCACTATTGTCTGCATCTCAAgcttggaaagccatgaaatCCGGAGAAGACATCTACCTAGCAATGGTCAGTGAGGCAAAAGAAGAAGTCGAGCTGAAACTGGAGGACATCCCGGTGGTGAGAGATTTCCCAGGTGTTTTCCCAGAAGAACTCTCAGGGACGGTCCCAGACCGCGAAGTGGAGTTTGAAATCAACCTGGTTCCCGGTGCGacaccaatctctaaggcaccgtacagaatggcaccagccgAACTCAAGGAGTTAAAGGAACAactccaagaattgctagatAAAAG GTACCCTCTACCTCGGATAGACGATCTGTTCGATCAGCTTAAAGGAGCCGCCGTCTTTTCTAAACTGGATCTCAGGACAAGATATCACCAATTGAAGGTCAGGGCTGAAGACATTCCCAAGACAGCCTTTCGAACCAGATACGGGCACTATGAATTCACAGTGATGCCCTTTGGACTAACCAACGCACCAGCAGCATTCATGGACCTTATGAACAGAGTGTTCAAGCCATTCCTGGATCAGTTCATAGTGGTATTCATCAATGATATTCTCGTCTATTCTCCTGACGAGGCGAGCCACGAAGAGCACCTTCACCTTGCTCTGCAAATCTTAAGAGAGAATAAGCTCTATGCTAAGTTtagcaagtgtgaattctggctgagaa TGGATCCAAGGAAAGTAGAGGCGATTACAGAGTGGCTGAGACCGAAGAACGCCACCGATATCAGAAGCTTCCTTGGATTGGCAGGGTATTACCGAAAATTCGTCGAAGGGTTCTCCTCGATAGTTGTGCCACTAACGAAGCTCACACAGAAAAATTCTAAATTCACCTGGAGTGAGGATTGCGAGAAAAGTTTCCAGACACTGAAAGAGAAACTCGCATCCACACCAGTGCTGATCTTGCCAGCAGAGAATAAAGATTTCACTATTTACAGTGACGCCTCTAAGGACGGCCTAGGGTGCGTACTCATGCAAGAAGGAAGAGTGATCGCCTAtgcgtcaagacagttgaaaccgCACGAGCAGAATTATCCTACCCATGACCTGGAGCTAGCAGCGGTTGTCTTCGCCttaaagatttggag cctcaagtacttgttcACCCAGAAGGAACTTAACATGAGGCAACAGCGATGGATCGAACTTctgaaggactatgacttgaCCATAAGCTACTATCCGGGTAAAGCAAACAAAGTGGCTGATGCGCTAAGTCGAAAGGGCCCAGGCAAGATAATTCTAGCGTCCCTCTCGGCCCAGCCATGTCTGCAGGAGACCGTCAAGTTAAACCAAGATCGAGACCCGGCACTGACTAAACTTAAGGAGCAAGTCAGAGAATGGAAGTCTCAGGATCATCAGATTGACGACAAGGGAGTCTTGTGGACGAAGGGACGACTGTGTGTGCTCGACAGTGACAACCTTCGCCAAGAGATAATGGCAGAGGCGCACAAGTCAAAATTCTCAgtccatccaggcagtacgaaaatGTACAGGGACCTCAAGAACAGTTTCTGGTGGAACGGCATGAAAAGAGATGTAGCTGAATTCGTCTCCAGATGTCAG TCTCGGCAAAGCTACGACGGTATATGGGTGATCGTGGACAGACTCACAAAGACTGCACACTTCCTTCCCGTCCGCATGAATTACAATCTCGATAAGTTGGCTTCTCTATACATGGACAACATTGTGAggctgcatggagtgccagtgagCATTCTATCCGATAGAGATCCGAGGTTCGTCTCACGATTTTGGAAGAGCTTCCAAGAGGCCATGGGAATGAAAGTGACCCTCAGTACGGCCTAtaatcctcaaaccgatgggcaAACAGAAAGGACCATAcaaactttagaggatatgctgcgAGCATGCGCTCTTGAATTCAGTAACAATTGGAGCACTCATTTGTCCTTAATTGAGTTTgcttacaacaacagctatcacaaCAGCATTGGAATGGCTCCGTACGAAGCCCtttatggaagaaaatgtcgGTCACCactttattgggatgaagtgTGA